The sequence below is a genomic window from Maridesulfovibrio bastinii DSM 16055.
CCTTACACTCGATATATCAAGGGCATATATGTCCTTGTTAAGAGTAAAAGTAAGGTACTGATTAGTAATGCTATTTAATTCCATTGCACATTCCCATAGTTGTAGAGTTTATACCCTGTTTTCAGATTTTATCAGATTTCAGAAAAATTAAAATTTTTCAAAATCTTCATCAGAATCCATTCCAAGGTCCAAAGGCACTCCACCTGAACTACCAGAACTACCTAAATCACTCTTTTCCGGCATATTGGTATTAACCGACTTACTTTCAGGCAAAGATCTTATTACTGAAGGTCTTGTTTTAGCACTGGACCTGTAAGTTGCACCTGCATCGACTCTAAAGAAACTCATGGTCTGTTGCAACTGTTCACTCTGGCTTGAAAGTTCTTCGGATGTTGAAGCCATTTCCTCAGATGCAGAAGCATTCTGCTGGGTAACGTGATCAAGCTGTTGCACAGCTTTATTTATCTGCTCAGCACCCGAATGCTGTTCATTGCTTCCTGCGGCTATTTCCTGAACAAGCTCGGCTGTTCTGCGGATATCAGGAACAAGCTGATTCAACATTTTTCCGGCACTCTCGGCAACATTTACTGTGGAAGTAGAAAGTTCACCGATTTCACCGGCGGCAGCGCCACTTCTTTCAGCAAGCTTTCTAACCTCGGCGGCAACAACGGCGAAACCTTTACCATGTTCGCCGGCACGGGCTGCTTCAATAGCTGCATTCAGGGCCAGCAGGTTTGTCTGTCTGGCGATTTCCTCGATAATGGAAATCTTTTCAGCAATATTTTTCATTGCGTCTACAGCCTGAGTAACAGCTTCTCCACCTTCTTCAGCATCTCTGGCAGCCTTTATAGCTATTTTCTCAGTTTCCTGTGCATTTTCAGCATTCTGGCGGATATTTGCAGTCATTTCTTCCATTGATGAAGAGACTTCTTCCACGTTGGCGGCCTGCTCTGTTGCAGACTGTGAAAGATTCTGGGCTGTTGCAGAAAGTTCTTCACTTCCAGATGCTACATTTTCAGTAGCACTTCCCACTTCTTCAACAACCGAGGAGAGTTTATTGACCATTCCATTCAGAGCTGAAACAAGTGTTCCGATTTCATCTTTCTGATCAATATCAAGTGTTCTGGTAAAGTCACCTTCTGCCATACGACCTGCAAAGACAACGCATTTGCTGACAGGTCCTGTGATTCCCCTTGTCAGCACAAAGGCTGCAAATATACCAATTATCAGTGCAATACCGGAACCTGCAAATATAAACATATTTGAAGACTCCATTTCCTCATTCATCTTATTGATCTGGTCCTGAACAGCGACATCGCAAACCTTTTGCGCATTACGGGCTGTTTCGATCATTTTGGAGTTGCTCACAACCTGAGCCTCCATAAGATCTACATATTCATCATAAAACTTCTGGTACTCTTTAACGTCAGTCTTAATATTATCAATATCGGCTATATGGGCAGGATTTTCGAAACGAGAACGTATCGTATCAAGAACCTCATAAAGATGGGCGAGACTTTTGCTTATTCTGTCTCTGTACATTTTTTCACCGGCAGAAATAATTATTTCCTTTTCATTCTTACGGACATCTTTGAAACTGATGATAGCAAGATTTGCTTTATCTGCATTCTGAAACTTATCATCAATCTCTTTCTGTCCTTCATCATAAATTCTATTTATGATGTTAAGATTGCCGTTATTTATAGCAGCTTTAATCTTTTTTTCAGTTTCAGCCATGATGGCAACCAGATCCTCTTCTTGCTCATCACGCATTTCCTGCAGCTTAGCTATTACAATACGAGCCTTGCCCCGCATTTTAGCCATAGTCTCAGCACGCTGTTTTTCAAGAGTCACGTAATTTTCAAATGCGACTTCATAATTGTTGGAAGCCGTTTCAAGCTGCGCCATCTGATTAATATTGTTTTTATCTTTAAATCTTTTCTTTACGAGTTTAACTTCGTTATAAATTTTATCTGCTATTTCCTTATGTTGAGTTACATATTCCTGATCTTTGCGGAGCATAAAATTCTTTTCCGCATTTCTGGCTCTGGAGATCATTGAGGAAACATTATTGACATGGTCTGAATTTATAATCCTGTTATGGACGGAACTCATACCGTGATAGGCGATAAATGCCACTACAAGAGTAAGTACGATAACAAGGGCAAACCCTACCCCCAATTTCAACCCCAGCTTTAAATTTTTGAACATACATCCTCCCACGGCGACAATAATGTTTGATTAATTCAGAAAAGCACAACTATTAAAACATTTTTAATAGGATGTTAGCATATATAAAAATCATATCAAGAAAAAAGAGTATTATTCTTAAAAGTTGCAAGCCTTATTGCACCTTTTTCACAGAAGCAAAACCTTGCAAAACTTGATAAAAAAATCAACCTTCAAGGATAATAGCTATATCTTTCAAAACTTTATCCAATTCTTCCTTAAGAAAAGCATACTGTCTACAGGCATCTTCGAGCATACCGGACCGTGATAGTTTCTCAGCTTTTTCAGCTAGTGCAGATAAATCTTCAGCTCGTATGGTTGCGGAAATTCCCTTAAGTGAATGGGAAAACTTAATCATAAGTTCATCATTACTGCTTTCACATGCGGCCCGAAAACTCTCTAATCTGTCGGGACCGTCATTTATAAAAACCTGCAGAATTTCACCGGCAAGTTCTTTGTCATCCCCAAGATGAGTGAGCAGTGTTTCATAATTAATGCTTTTCATACTCTTCTCTCCATCTTATTGCTCTATGTCTGTATTTCCAGCCAAACCTGAAGCTGAACCAATTTTTCTATAATTCAAAAGGCGTCTGAAAATCTTTTCATAACCCTGTTTTTGCGCCAGACTTTCAGCATTTTTAAGTTCCGACAATCCCTGCTCAAAACGAAATGTTTCAAGCGATGCTGCCGCCAGCTCAAAAGCAACACGCCAGTCATTCGGAAAATAAAGGCTCAGATGAGATAAAAAACCAACCCTCATAAACTGCATGCCCTCAGCCTTATCCAGATATATTTCCATAAGTTTCGATATATCCAGATTCTTCGGAGACAGATAAAAAGCTGACGACAGACAATCTATTGCACAGGCTGGGACATCTTTTTTCTCATCAAAAACAACTCCTGACCTTATTATCCACCCTGACTTAAAAAGTTCTTTCGCCCATAGAACAAGCAGTTCTGTTTCGTTCTCAGGCTTAACTATAACTTCAATTTTCTTTTTCCCACAATGCTCATACCAAAAAATTTTAGCTAAATCCCAATACCCGCTGCGCCAGCAGGATAAAGAAAAAGACATGCACGAATAAGAATCAGCCAGTAATTTATCATTTTTAATGTAAGATGAAGCTGTTTTCCAGACTTTTTCAACATTACCGCTTAGCGCATAAAGCCTTATCAAGGCGGTGTCAGTCTCCATAGACCGCCCGGCGGAAACCAGCCAGTTGCAGACATCCTCAAATTCGAAAAATTTGTTGCCGGTTTCCAGCAGAGCTGCATGCATAAGGGCTGTGATCCTGAATTCGTCACGGATATTCAGAACATTCTTTGTGGTTGATCCGGCAATATCAACAATACTCCGTACCCTATTGTCAGGAAGGTGGTCTTCCAGAATACGCGCGTATCCTTTTAAAGCCATCATTTCCGCAGCCTTTGTATCTTTGGAAAGCCTGTCTACAATATCTTTCAATTCAACAGCGTTA
It includes:
- a CDS encoding glycosyltransferase encodes the protein MLKLFLINCRGPVVDAFIAQGHTVKSINVSETVFDAAEAISKCEFSPDVLIQQENLGRRLFLKNLSSLSCLKIFWSVDTHLNFHWHSIYARLFDSVLTTQKKYLSKFKKCGIPAFWVPWMGVRPGTVSGIRGIKPYSSRKYDMTFIGRVSDSRRSRKWFVEFLSSQYDLNCMDGLNYSEMMGVYRDTRIVPNEAILNEVNFRLFEAASCACAVVTPDVGEELGELFDVGREIEIYSNAVELKDIVDRLSKDTKAAEMMALKGYARILEDHLPDNRVRSIVDIAGSTTKNVLNIRDEFRITALMHAALLETGNKFFEFEDVCNWLVSAGRSMETDTALIRLYALSGNVEKVWKTASSYIKNDKLLADSYSCMSFSLSCWRSGYWDLAKIFWYEHCGKKKIEVIVKPENETELLVLWAKELFKSGWIIRSGVVFDEKKDVPACAIDCLSSAFYLSPKNLDISKLMEIYLDKAEGMQFMRVGFLSHLSLYFPNDWRVAFELAAASLETFRFEQGLSELKNAESLAQKQGYEKIFRRLLNYRKIGSASGLAGNTDIEQ
- a CDS encoding HAMP domain-containing methyl-accepting chemotaxis protein, whose protein sequence is MFKNLKLGLKLGVGFALVIVLTLVVAFIAYHGMSSVHNRIINSDHVNNVSSMISRARNAEKNFMLRKDQEYVTQHKEIADKIYNEVKLVKKRFKDKNNINQMAQLETASNNYEVAFENYVTLEKQRAETMAKMRGKARIVIAKLQEMRDEQEEDLVAIMAETEKKIKAAINNGNLNIINRIYDEGQKEIDDKFQNADKANLAIISFKDVRKNEKEIIISAGEKMYRDRISKSLAHLYEVLDTIRSRFENPAHIADIDNIKTDVKEYQKFYDEYVDLMEAQVVSNSKMIETARNAQKVCDVAVQDQINKMNEEMESSNMFIFAGSGIALIIGIFAAFVLTRGITGPVSKCVVFAGRMAEGDFTRTLDIDQKDEIGTLVSALNGMVNKLSSVVEEVGSATENVASGSEELSATAQNLSQSATEQAANVEEVSSSMEEMTANIRQNAENAQETEKIAIKAARDAEEGGEAVTQAVDAMKNIAEKISIIEEIARQTNLLALNAAIEAARAGEHGKGFAVVAAEVRKLAERSGAAAGEIGELSTSTVNVAESAGKMLNQLVPDIRRTAELVQEIAAGSNEQHSGAEQINKAVQQLDHVTQQNASASEEMASTSEELSSQSEQLQQTMSFFRVDAGATYRSSAKTRPSVIRSLPESKSVNTNMPEKSDLGSSGSSGGVPLDLGMDSDEDFEKF
- a CDS encoding Hpt domain-containing protein gives rise to the protein MKSINYETLLTHLGDDKELAGEILQVFINDGPDRLESFRAACESSNDELMIKFSHSLKGISATIRAEDLSALAEKAEKLSRSGMLEDACRQYAFLKEELDKVLKDIAIILEG